One part of the Arabidopsis thaliana chromosome 1 sequence genome encodes these proteins:
- a CDS encoding uncharacterized protein (unknown protein; BEST Arabidopsis thaliana protein match is: unknown protein (TAIR:AT1G62870.1); Has 173 Blast hits to 170 proteins in 34 species: Archae - 0; Bacteria - 4; Metazoa - 25; Fungi - 8; Plants - 123; Viruses - 7; Other Eukaryotes - 6 (source: NCBI BLink).) produces the protein MATTNAHTATQQTPPPPPPPPPAPAPPAMDGLTTDELTAKALNKRYEGLMTVRTKAVKGKGAWYWTHLEPILVRNTDTGLPKAVKLRCSLCDAVFSASNPSRTASEHLKRGTCPNFNSVTPISTITPSPTSSSSSPQTHHRKRNSSGAVTTAIPSRLNPPPIGGSYHVTPITVVDPSRFCGGELHYSTPPPPQHLMLSGGKDDLGPLAMLEDSVKKLKSPKPSQTQSLTRSQIESALDSLSDWVFESCGSVSLSGLEHPKFRAFLTQVGLPIISKRDFATTRLDLKHEEARAEAESRIRDAMFFQISSDGWKPGESGESLVNLIVNLPNGTSLYRRAVLVNGAVPSNYAEEVLLETVKGICGNSPQRCVGIVSDKFKTKALRNLESQHQWMVNLSCQFQGLNSLIKDFVKELPLFKSVSQNCVRLAKFINNTAQIRNAHCKYQLQEHGESIMLRLPLHCYYDDERRSCSSSSSGSNKVCFYEPLFNLLEDVLSSARAIQLVVHDDACKVVLMEDHMAREVREMVGDEGFWNEVEAVHALIKLVKEMARRIEEEKLLVGQCLPLWDELRAKVKDWDSKFNVGEGHVEKVVERRFKKSYHPAWAAAFILDPLYLIRDSSGKYLPPFKCLSPEQEKDVDKLITRLVSRDEAHIALMELMKWRTEGLDPMYARAVQMKERDPVSGKMRIANPQSSRLVWETYLSEFRSLGKVAVRLIFLHATTGGFKCNSSLLKWVNSNGRSHAAVDRAQKLIFISANSKFERRDFSNEEDRDAELLAMANGDDHMLNDVLVDTSSV, from the coding sequence atggCGACGACTAACGCTCACACGGCGACTCAACAgacaccaccaccaccacctcctcctcctccagctCCTGCTCCTCCGGCGATGGATGGGTTAACAACAGACGAGCTAACAGCAAAAGCATTAAACAAGAGATACGAAGGTTTAATGACGGTGAGAACAAAAGCAGTGAAAGGTAAAGGCGCGTGGTATTGGACTCATCTTGAACCAATCCTCGTACGCAACACCGACACTGGTCTCCCTAAAGCCGTGAAGCTTCGTTGTTCTTTATGCGACGCCGTTTTCTCCGCCTCTAATCCTTCACGCACTGCCTCTGAGCATCTCAAACGCGGCACGTGTCCTAATTTCAACTCTGTTACTCCCATTTCCACCATCACTCCTTCTCCtacctcttcctcttcctctcctcAAACTCATCACCGGAAACGTAACTCCTCCGGCGCTGTCACCACCGCGATTCCTTCTCGGCTTAACCCTCCTCCCATCGGAGGCTCTTATCACGTCACGCCGATAACCGTTGTTGATCCTTCTAGATTCTGCGGCGGAGAGTTGCATTATTCaactcctccgccgccgcagCATTTGATGCTCTCCGGTGGAAAAGATGACTTGGGTCCTTTAGCTATGCTTGAAGACAGTGTGAAGAAGCTTAAGAGTCCTAAACCGTCGCAGACTCAGTCTCTTACCAGATCGCAGATAGAGTCAGCTTTAGATTCTCTCTCTGATTGGGTCTTCGAGTCCTGCggctctgtttctctctcgGGTCTTGAGCATCCAAAGTTTCGAGCTTTTTTAACACAAGTTGGTTTACCAATCATCTCCAAGAGAGATTTCGCCACCACGAGATTGGACTTGAAGCACGAGGAAGCCAGAGCAGAGGCTGAATCGAGAATCAGAGACGCAATGTTCTTCCAAATCTCATCGGACGGTTGGAAACCAGGAGAGTCCGGCGAGAGTCTTGTGAATTTGATTGTGAATTTACCAAACGGGACGAGTTTGTACAGAAGAGCGGTACTTGTGAACGGAGCTGTGCCGTCTAACTACGCAGAGGAGGTCTTGTTGGAGACGGTGAAGGGTATTTGTGGAAATTCACCTCAGAGATGTGTTGGGATAGTCTCTGATAAGTTTAAGACCAAAGCACTGAGGAATCTGGAGAGTCAACATCAATGGATGGTGAATCTTTCTTGTCAGTTTCAGGGACTCAACAGTTTGATCAAAGATTTCGTAAAAGAGCTTCCTTTATTCAAATCCGTTTCACAAAACTGTGTGAGACTAGCTAAGTTCATCAATAACACCGCGCAGATACGTAACGCTCACTGTAAGTATCAGTTGCAGGAACATGGCGAATCGATAATGCTTAGGTTGCCTTTACATTGCTATTACGACGATGAACGTAGAAgttgtagtagtagtagtagtggTAGTAACAAGGTTTGTTTCTACGAGCCGTTGTTTAATCTTCTTGAAGATGTGTTGAGTTCCGCTAGAGCAATTCAGTTGGTAGTACATGATGATGCTTGCAAGGTTGTTTTAATGGAGGATCATATGGCTAGGGAGGTTAGAGAGATGGTTGGTGACGAAGGGTTTTGGAACGAGGTAGAAGCGGTTCATGCTTTGATCAAGCTTGTTAAAGAGATGGCTCGGAGAATAGAGGAAGAGAAGCTGCTTGTAGGGCAATGCTTACCTCTATGGGATGAGCTAAGAGCTAAGGTTAAAGATTGGGATTCTAAGTTTAATGTAGGGGAAGGACATGTGGAGAAAGTCGTTGagagaagattcaagaagagTTATCATCCGGCTTGGGCTGCGGCTTTTATACTTGACCCTCTTTACTTGATAAGAGATAGTAGCGGAAAGTATCTTCCTCCGTTCAAATGTTTGTCGCCAGAGCAAGAGAAAGATGTAGATAAGTTGATAACAAGGCTTGTGTCTAGAGATGAGGCACACATTGCGTTGATGGAACTAATGAAATGGAGAACCGAAGGGCTTGATCCTATGTATGCAAGGGCGGTCCAAATGAAAGAGCGTGATCCGGTTTCCGGAAAGATGAGGATAGCGAATCCTCAAAGCAGTAGACTTGTTTGGGAGACGTATCTTAGCGAGTTCAGGTCACTAGGAAAAGTTGCAGTAAGGCTCATTTTCCTCCACGCTACGACTGGAGGGTTCAAATGCAACTCCTCTCTTTTGAAATGGGTAAACTCGAACGGGCGGTCACATGCAGCCGTTGATCGAGCTCAAAAGCTGATCTTCATATCCGCTAACTCGAAATTCGAAAGGAGAGATTTCTCAAACGAGGAGGATAGGGATGCAGAGCTTCTCGCTATGGCTAATGGTGACGACCATATGCTAAACGATGTTCTTGTCGATACGTCCTCAGTGTGA
- a CDS encoding Cornichon family protein (Cornichon family protein; FUNCTIONS IN: molecular_function unknown; INVOLVED IN: intracellular signaling pathway; LOCATED IN: endomembrane system, membrane; CONTAINS InterPro DOMAIN/s: Cornichon (InterPro:IPR003377); BEST Arabidopsis thaliana protein match is: Cornichon family protein (TAIR:AT1G12340.1); Has 617 Blast hits to 617 proteins in 176 species: Archae - 0; Bacteria - 0; Metazoa - 324; Fungi - 159; Plants - 93; Viruses - 0; Other Eukaryotes - 41 (source: NCBI BLink).): protein MGDIWTWLISFFFLIALVGIIVYQLVCLADLEFDYINPYDSASRINSVVLPEFIVQGVLCVFYLLTGHWFMTLLCLPYLYYNFHLYSKRQHLVDVTEIFNLLNWEKKKRLFKLAYIVLNLFLTIFWMIYSALDDYED, encoded by the exons ATGGGAGATATCTGGACATGGcttatttccttcttcttcctcatcgcTCTTGTCGGAATCATCGTCTATCAG CTTGTTTGCTTAGCGGATCTCGAGTTTGATTACATCAACCCTTACGACTCTGCGTCGAGAATAAACTCAGTGGTTTTACCGGAGTTCATTGTTCAAGGAGTTCTATGCGTATTCTACCTCCTAACAGGACACTGGTTCATGACACTCTTATGTCTCCCCTATCTATACTACAACTTCCATCT TTACTCGAAGCGACAACACTTAGTAGATGTCACCGAGATCTTCAATTTGCTTAACtgggaaaagaagaaacggCTGTTCAAGCTTGCTTACATTGTCCTTAACCTCTTTCTCACTATCTTCTG GATGATTTATTCGGCGCTGGATGATTACGAGGACTGA